One window from the genome of Salvelinus sp. IW2-2015 linkage group LG30, ASM291031v2, whole genome shotgun sequence encodes:
- the crabp2b gene encoding cellular retinoic acid-binding protein 2b produces MDRKIADFSGTWKMKTSENFEELLKALGVNVFVRKIAVAAASRPAVEITQQGESLSIQTSTSVRTTHVSFTVGQSFNETTVDGRLCTSTPRWETDNKISCEQILQKGEGPKTAWTREVTNDGELILIMSAGDVLCTRVYQRE; encoded by the exons ATGGACCGTAAAATTGCAGACTTCTCTGGGACGTGGAAAATGAAGACTTCTGAAAACTTTGAAGAGCTCCTGAAAGCATTGG GTGTGAACGTGTTTGTCAGGAAGATAGCCGTGGCTGCAGCCTCCAGGCCTGCAGTAGAGATCACCCAGCAGGGAGAGAGCCTCTCCATCCAGACCTCCACCAGCGTACGCACCACCCATGTCTCCTTCACCGTGGGACAGTCCTTCAATGAGACCACAGTGGACGGACGCCTCTGCACG AGTACCCCTCGCTGGGAGACAGATAACAAGATCAGCTGTGAGCAGATTTTGCAGAAAGGGGAGGGCCCTAAGACTGCCTGGACCCGTGAAGTGACCAATGATGGTGAACTGATTTTG ATAATGAGCGCCGGGGATGTCCTGTGCACCAGAGTGTATCAACGAGAATGA
- the scamp3 gene encoding secretory carrier-associated membrane protein 3: protein MSKYTSFSEPGDAHNPFQDPAVTQHSSNTEYATLDLYNPFDNKNGPPPPAYAATSPAAPQPVVPATTPPSRTTPTEPRNYGTSFTPQQTAVNATTAELLKKQEELEKKARELERRERELNSYALGPGATRQNNWPPLPTFCPVGPCFYQDINMEISQSFQRTVSIMYYYWMFTACTLAFNLISCLSLFCVDTSGGVGLGLAILWVLLFTPCSFVCWYRPVYKAFRSDSSFNFFAFFFIFFIQVIVYVIMTIGIPGWGFSGWIVSLAALKTSVPVGVIMMLNAILFTAQAAMGVVMLKRVHSLYRQTGASFVKAQAEFATGVMSNQAVRQAAANATASAAQGAFTGVAR, encoded by the exons atgtcaaaatacacAAGTTTTTCGGAACCAGGCGACGCCCACAACCCATTCCAG GACCCTGCAGTGACCCAACACAGCAGCAACACTGAGTATGCCACACTGGATCTTTACAACCCATTTGACAATAAAAATGGG CCCCCACCACCAGCCTATGCAGCCACCTCCCCAGCCGCCCCCCAACCCGTGGTTCCTGCAACAACCCCACCCAGCAGGACTACGCCTACAGAGCCCCGCAACTATGGCACCTCCTTCACCCCCCAG caGACAGCTGTCAACGCCACCACAGCAGAACTCCTGAAGAAGCAGGAAGAGCTGGAGAAGAAAGCCCGTgagctggagaggagggagagggagctgaATTCATACGCCCTTGGCCCTGGAGCCA CTCGTCAGAATAACTGGCCTCCCCTGCCCACTTTCTGCCCTGTGGGACCCTGCTTCTACCAAGACATCAACATGgagatcagccagagcttccaaCGCACTGTCTCTATCATGTATTACTACTGGATGT tCACTGCCTGCACACTGGCATTTAACTTAATTTCCTGCCTGAGTCTGTTCTGTGTGGACACTTCTGGTGGTGTTGGGCTGGGCCTCGCCATCCTCTGGGTCCTCCTCTTCACCCCCTGCTCCTTCGTCTGTTGGTACAGGCCTGTGTACAAAGCCTTCAG GAGTGACAGCTCCTTCAACTTCTTCGCCTTCTTCTTCATTTTTTTCATCCAAGTGATTGTCTATGTCATCATGACCATTGGCATTCCTGGATGGGGTTTCAG TGGCTGGATAGTGAGTCTGGCTGCTCTGAAGACTAGCGTGCCTGTTGGTGTGATCATGATGCTCAATGCCATCCTATTCACTGCCCAGGCTGCCATGGGGGTTGTCATGCTCAAGAGG gTCCACTCTCTGTACAGGCAGACCGGTGCCAGCTTCGTGAAGGCTCAGGCTGAGTTTGCAACTGGAGTGATGTCCAATCAGGCTGTACGCCAGGCAGCTGCCAACGCCACTGCGTCTGCTGCCCAGGGGGCTTTTACTGGGGTGGCTCGATAG
- the rnf115b gene encoding E3 ubiquitin-protein ligase RNF115 isoform X2: protein MAEAAAAQHRFFCHCCKGEIDPKFPEFTCPRCESXFIEELTEDSSLLENSSTAEANDDAGTLFSELWQLLFMERSALLSDPSAYESDQSQLQAAPASDAVEGPSVDPVGGTEPLEPELEPPSRPPSQGRRQSRXPAVEGSGMFHSNPGDYAWGQGGLDAVITELLGQFESTGPPPAEKEMISSLPTVNISQEQTDSRLECPVCREEYSVGESVKQLPCLHYFHSDCIVPWLKLHDTCPVCRKSLDGVDQSI from the exons ATGGCGGAGGCAGCGGCGGCACAACACCGCTTTTTCTGTCACTGCTGTAAAGGTGAAATCGACCCTAAATTCCCA GAATTCACGTGCCCCAGGTGTGAGTCCGAKTTCATTGAGGAGTTGACAGAAGACTCCAG TCTCTTGGAGAACAGCAGCACTGCAGAGGCCAATGATGATGCAGGCACACTCTTTTCAGAG CTGTGGCAGCTGCTGTTTATGGAACGCTCTGCCCTTCTCTCGGACCCCTCCGCCTATGAGTCTGACCAGAGCCAACTACAGGCTGCCCCAGCCAGTGATGCAGTGGAGGGCCCTTCTGTTGACCCTGTGGGAGGCACAGAGCCTTTGGAGCCTGAACTGGAACCCCCCTCTCGCCCGCCTAGCCAGGGGAGGCGACAGTCCCGCGYGCCAGCAGTGGAGGG gtCTGGCATGTTCCATTCAAATCCTGGGGACTATGCCTGGGGTCAGGGAGGTCTAGACGCAGTTATCACAGAG TTGTTAGGTCAGTTTGAGAGCACAGGTCCACCTCCTGCAGAGAAGGAGATGATCTCATCCCTCCCCACAGTCAACATCTCTCAAGAACAGACAG ACAGCAGACTGGAGTGTCCAGTATGTAGGGAGGAGTACTCCGTGGGAGAGTCTGTCAAACAGCTGCCCTGCCTCCATTATTTCCACAGTGACTGCATAGTGCCATGGCTCAAACTG CACGATACCTGTCCTGTGTGTCGTAAAAGTCTTGACGGCGTCGACCAGAGCATCTAG
- the rnf115b gene encoding E3 ubiquitin-protein ligase RNF115 isoform X1: protein MAEAAAAQHRFFCHCCKGEIDPKFPEFTCPRCESXFIEELTEDSSLLENSSTAEANDDAGTLFSELWQLLFMERSALLSDPSAYESDQSQLQAAPASDAVEGPSVDPVGGTEPLEPELEPPSRPPSQGRRQSRXPAVEGIVQQFLAGLFANNGNPGVAPAALSGMFHSNPGDYAWGQGGLDAVITELLGQFESTGPPPAEKEMISSLPTVNISQEQTDSRLECPVCREEYSVGESVKQLPCLHYFHSDCIVPWLKLHDTCPVCRKSLDGVDQSI from the exons ATGGCGGAGGCAGCGGCGGCACAACACCGCTTTTTCTGTCACTGCTGTAAAGGTGAAATCGACCCTAAATTCCCA GAATTCACGTGCCCCAGGTGTGAGTCCGAKTTCATTGAGGAGTTGACAGAAGACTCCAG TCTCTTGGAGAACAGCAGCACTGCAGAGGCCAATGATGATGCAGGCACACTCTTTTCAGAG CTGTGGCAGCTGCTGTTTATGGAACGCTCTGCCCTTCTCTCGGACCCCTCCGCCTATGAGTCTGACCAGAGCCAACTACAGGCTGCCCCAGCCAGTGATGCAGTGGAGGGCCCTTCTGTTGACCCTGTGGGAGGCACAGAGCCTTTGGAGCCTGAACTGGAACCCCCCTCTCGCCCGCCTAGCCAGGGGAGGCGACAGTCCCGCGYGCCAGCAGTGGAGGG TATTGTGCAGCAGTTTTTGGCTGGTCTGTTTGCCAACAATGGAAATCCAGGCGTTGCACCAGCTGCACT gtCTGGCATGTTCCATTCAAATCCTGGGGACTATGCCTGGGGTCAGGGAGGTCTAGACGCAGTTATCACAGAG TTGTTAGGTCAGTTTGAGAGCACAGGTCCACCTCCTGCAGAGAAGGAGATGATCTCATCCCTCCCCACAGTCAACATCTCTCAAGAACAGACAG ACAGCAGACTGGAGTGTCCAGTATGTAGGGAGGAGTACTCCGTGGGAGAGTCTGTCAAACAGCTGCCCTGCCTCCATTATTTCCACAGTGACTGCATAGTGCCATGGCTCAAACTG CACGATACCTGTCCTGTGTGTCGTAAAAGTCTTGACGGCGTCGACCAGAGCATCTAG
- the rnf115b gene encoding E3 ubiquitin-protein ligase RNF115 isoform X3, whose product MAEAAAAQHRFFCHCCKGEIDPKFPEFTCPRCESXFIEELTEDSSLLENSSTAEANDDAGTLFSELWQLLFMERSALLSDPSAYESDQSQLQAAPASDAVEGPSVDPVGGTEPLEPELEPPSRPPSQGRRQSRXPAVEGIVQQFLAGLFANNGNPGVAPAALSGMFHSNPGDYAWGQGGLDAVITELLGQFESTGPPPAEKEMISSLPTVNISQEQTARYLSCVS is encoded by the exons ATGGCGGAGGCAGCGGCGGCACAACACCGCTTTTTCTGTCACTGCTGTAAAGGTGAAATCGACCCTAAATTCCCA GAATTCACGTGCCCCAGGTGTGAGTCCGAKTTCATTGAGGAGTTGACAGAAGACTCCAG TCTCTTGGAGAACAGCAGCACTGCAGAGGCCAATGATGATGCAGGCACACTCTTTTCAGAG CTGTGGCAGCTGCTGTTTATGGAACGCTCTGCCCTTCTCTCGGACCCCTCCGCCTATGAGTCTGACCAGAGCCAACTACAGGCTGCCCCAGCCAGTGATGCAGTGGAGGGCCCTTCTGTTGACCCTGTGGGAGGCACAGAGCCTTTGGAGCCTGAACTGGAACCCCCCTCTCGCCCGCCTAGCCAGGGGAGGCGACAGTCCCGCGYGCCAGCAGTGGAGGG TATTGTGCAGCAGTTTTTGGCTGGTCTGTTTGCCAACAATGGAAATCCAGGCGTTGCACCAGCTGCACT gtCTGGCATGTTCCATTCAAATCCTGGGGACTATGCCTGGGGTCAGGGAGGTCTAGACGCAGTTATCACAGAG TTGTTAGGTCAGTTTGAGAGCACAGGTCCACCTCCTGCAGAGAAGGAGATGATCTCATCCCTCCCCACAGTCAACATCTCTCAAGAACAGACAG CACGATACCTGTCCTGTGTGTCGTAA